ACTCTCTCGGTGGGTTAGCTGAAGAAAATATAGATGTTACTGTCGTCAGTCTTGTCAGTGATGACAGTACTCTCAACAACCCGCCAATTGAAGCGACAGTCAGTAGCGAAACAGCGCCTGAGTTTTCTGTAACGCTTCAGTGTTCTAAAAGCGATGCTACGATTGAAGCGACATACGAAGTCATCTCAAATATCGTAGCATCGAATGGACAGGTCTCCATCGATTTAACCCGGACAACTGATGAACAGATATTCATCTCATGTGCGATTGACTATGGAGACTCGGGTAACTACCGAGATGAAGATGGTAGAGGTGCAGCACACCCGGAGGATGCACGGGGAACAGTCACCAACCCTAGTGCGGTCAGTAGTGAGGATGGTAATTCTGCAACAGCAATATCAACGTCAGGTGGCAATACAGGAAAAGTTGGATTCAAACTCCCAACACAGTCAGCTAGAGACAGTTATCAACTCAGAGTCGTTACTCCAGGACGCACTGGAACACGCTGGGAAACATATCTTTTAGATAGAGATGGGGACGAGTTGACAGCCAGAAATGAGTTAGAGAATGGCGAAAATATATTCACATTTGATTCTAGTGAGAATGATGCCATTCGGGAGAACCACGAAGAGTTATATATCGTATTCGAGGGTGGAACAGGGAACAATAACGAACTTCAACTTGACTATTTTGAACTCCAATAGACCCACTATACACGATTTCAAGTACTCCGTACGACAGCGAGAGCATGTTTCTATGGGGAAGGTGAACCAGTGACGACCGTTGGGACGCACAAAGAGATCACAGTTGCTAACGTGCCCAATCGTGCCCTTAGAATGACGACTCTCCCCCAGTTCGATTCTCGAGTGAGTGCTCGGCCCCACTTCCGTTTTGAAGTTCGCGGTATGTCGAGCAGTTTGGGCAGCTATCGACTGCACCGTCCATGCCGAACACACGAACGAAGTCACTCGTGACGTACTCTTCGCAGTTGCTGCAAGTTGGCATGAGGCAGTCCGTAGTTTCGAATAAGCAATGATAAATGTGCTGGTAGTTACAAGAACTCCAGAACAGCCACCTAATACTGGTTGTAGCTTTTCAAGATCAAAAACACACTTATTTGAATTACTTCCTCGGTGTCACAGATCGGACAGTACACCATATCTTCCGTGTTCTCGCCCATCTTCTCCCCCATATGGCACGCATATTACAACACACATAAGCATTTCCAATGGCTATTCTATCCAAAGACACTTTCAATCGAGATCAGTCGATGACATATTCGGATATTTGTTCAGATCCGCACACTGAACAAGTTTCGGCCGACGGTGCTACCCCTGTTCCACACTGGCGACACTCACGGACAACAGTTGTGTCGTGCTTTCGGAAGAGCACCGATACGATGAGGTCCTTCATTATTGGGTACAGAGATCGTCAGACAGGTGTGGATTAGCCAGTGTCATCCTAACTATAGAGAACCACCGACTGCCAAGCGAATCACAGCACAGCAGCCGATAGCTAGTCGTCAGTGGATAACGCCTCTCCCTGAAAGGCATCTTGCATGGCGTTTCGAAACGCCGTCAACTCCGCTATTTGATCCTGAACCGTCTCTTGTCTCTCTTCGACATCCTCGACTGTGTGTTCCAGAGTGCAGAGTTCACTATTGACGGATTGCTGTTGACTCTCGACGGTGGCTTCGATCTGACTGAGATCCGCTTCAACGTCTTCCTGTCGACTCTCGAACGCCGTCTCGAGCTGTTCGGTTCGGTCCTCGAAGGCCTCGAGCCGTGCATTGATGGCAGCCTGCTCGTCACGGACGGACTCGAGTTGCTCACGAACAGCGTGCAGTTCATCCAATACCTCGGTAAGTACGCTCTCCCCAGTTCCATGGTCATCGAGGAACTCCTCCATAGCATCGGTGTAGGTTGCGAGGTCCTGAAGCTGTGACTGCAAGTACATTACACGTAGTTCGAGACTCGAGCGAGAGACGTCCAGGTCACTGAGTTCGTTAGCCAACCTATTGTGCTGTTCCTGCGATGCATCCGCGTCGAGCATCTCGACCACCATATCGACGAGTTCATCACCGTTATTGACAGTCTCCTCAGCAGCACGGGTCGTGGCCTCAGTTGGCTGGCTCTTGATCACTGCGGCGTCGCCGCGATCAACCGATGCGGTAGTCTCAGTCGGAGCCGAGGCTGTGTCTGTTGTGGTGTCTCCCACAATATCTCCGACAGAGACCTCATCCTCGGCCATCTCGAACTCGGTGTCTTCGGCAGTATCGTGGGACACTGACGCCTGCGCGTGAGCCTCTTCGGCGTACGTCATGGTATCAGCACTATCTGATGTAGCTTCGCCATCGACGACCAGTTCTGGTGGCTGGTGAGTCGTTGTCTCAGCCTCGGTAGTAGTGTATTTGTACCTCGTCGTAACCGATTCCTCTGGCTCGAGTGTTCGTTTGTACTCGACTGTTTCGTCGGTTGTCGACCAGTGTGATGGTTGTGTGGTAGGAACCTGGACAGTCGTATTCGTCGGGACTGCATCCAACACACGGACTGTTAACGAACACTCCCGTGATGACTCGAGCCGTAGTCCGATCTTCACCTCGTCACCGTTCACGTCGACGTGTTTTGTCACTGTGACGCCTGCTTCCTCCGTAGTGAATAGGTCTGGCATCTAATGTCCCCCCTTGTACGTTAATACACAGTCAACCAACTAAACTGTTCGGAATATTAATAATTATTGAGAATAGACATGAAGAAGCTATCACCAATAGCAATTAATTGAATAACCAGATATCGATCAGATTGCTGTTAACACTTGCTATCGTAACCATCCAGTCGTATATTCGAAAAGTTACGTGAGAGGTGTTAGATAGTAGCACTAGTATTTATAAGCAGCAAATACGTCTTTTTAGCTAACTAATGACTGATCCAAAGGATTCAATCAGCATCGAAAACGTAGTAGCGTCAACCGGTATCGGGCAGGAACTCGACCTCCAGAGTGTCGCAATGGACCTGGAGGGTGCCGATTACGATCCTGAAAATTTCCCCGGTCTCGTCTACCGCACCCAGAACCCCAAGTCCGCTGCCCTAATCTTCCGTTCAGGAAAGATCGTCTGTACGGGCGCCAATAGCACTGAAGCCGTTCATGGAAGCCTAAATGTCGTGTTTGACAAGCTCCGTGAACTCCAGATTCAGGTTGAGGAGGATCCCGAGATCATCGTTCAGAACATCGTCAGCAGTGCCGATCTCGGCCGCAATCTCAACCTGAACGCGATTGCAATCGGGCTCGGCCTCGAGAATATCGAATATGAACCGGAGCAGTTCCCTGGACTGGTGTACCGAATCGATGAACCTGAGGTCGTTGCCCTCCTCTTTGGCTCTGGGAAATTGGTCGTCACTGGCGGGAAGCAAATAGAAGATGCCAAACAGGCCGTCGACGTCATCGTCAAGCGACTCGAGGACCTCGGTTTGCTCGAGTAACGCGATTTCTTCTTATATCTGAAACTGGCTCTTAATTCTGAACTCCTCAAAAAGGAGAACCGCAGATGACGTGGTGCTCGAGGGGACCTCCGTATTGTCTGGCTGTTGTTCTCTGACGGTGAGGTCCCAGACGAGCCGTCAATCGACGATACAGAGTATCACCTCCATCTCTGGGTATCCGTCGATGAATCGAACGGAAACTAGACCCACCACCCATTCATTCGTTTCTCGAGCGTCTACATTACGGCGTTGAGCGCTCTGACGACGAGAACTGAACAGGCTACACTCGAAGCGACACGCTTGAAGAACCAAACTCGAAGGTGTTGACGGGCGTCTCCCGAGGCTCAAGCGTGGGCTTCGGCCTTTTCAGTAATCGTCACTGACGGCAACTCGTCGAGTGTTGTCTCGATAGCGTCACTTGGGAAGGTCAGACTCGTAGTCGTCTGTTTCTGGTCGGTGCTCATCGG
The genomic region above belongs to Natronorubrum tibetense GA33 and contains:
- a CDS encoding DUF7563 family protein, with protein sequence MPTCSNCEEYVTSDFVRVFGMDGAVDSCPNCSTYRELQNGSGAEHSLENRTGGESSF
- a CDS encoding TATA-box-binding protein, translating into MTDPKDSISIENVVASTGIGQELDLQSVAMDLEGADYDPENFPGLVYRTQNPKSAALIFRSGKIVCTGANSTEAVHGSLNVVFDKLRELQIQVEEDPEIIVQNIVSSADLGRNLNLNAIAIGLGLENIEYEPEQFPGLVYRIDEPEVVALLFGSGKLVVTGGKQIEDAKQAVDVIVKRLEDLGLLE